The proteins below come from a single Pleuronectes platessa chromosome 3, fPlePla1.1, whole genome shotgun sequence genomic window:
- the LOC128436777 gene encoding cyclin-dependent kinase 12, giving the protein MMYSNRAEHSNRRPYGDRSARQRDNYDDRWEERRDPHRDSYQKHGGDGHSSAEKTNNTRGYSDSPKRWYGKDRVSRDGSRKSPVRGRMSSPDWGAADKTRRRYAKDHEDDYRYRREPDDRKHRQSPDSFSHKRAPKDFERALPQDEDLKYRKPSQDSRHRHKHEEYPYRQQHDDYKSSVYYKDKDHHKGRWDHSEERTRSQERTGSQERSTKTCGQPREKNDCRSKGHEYHHQIGKGFPLNEPCGQSFESDIPNQGPSVPEQNSTRGFQRFLDLLNKGVNVAMLNKVVAQNPPEVKDGPRSPVSFNTAERQWSPSSARRQQGSHQNNHCWTESKGSQRPASPQPHHRSFSPKRCSPPDEKSLFRGDAGQSYYSLTSRSRSPSVVGNTTLTPEDEHKHRQMQDVLQAIGMDLGSEELGQMSHRIQERLYGKKDSDRCRHHGGNTERDKRRAFSQRNRSRSSSSNRSNFSSLTRDSYVKKDSCSGSARRDVTEVHQIQVHQAVEYDQNDSSSSLKDSEQCETNSQENTAALQTFSPSTTYSLLQSPPIPAIPTYSPVNYSQLPYPALHPSLPPNPPLNFPHVRPGLFLPPYLPYPNIRPMNIFPAALTQTSHLLPQHISNPQSALFNQESINPLQPLNTAQKFKTQARPRCLQVIETKQPG; this is encoded by the exons ATGATGTACTCAAACAGGGCCGAGCACAGTAACAGGCGGCCGTACGGGGACAGAAGTGCAAGGCAGCGGGACAACTATGATGACAGATGGGAAGAGAGGCGTGATCCTCACAGGGATTCCTATCAGAAACATGGGGGGGATGGACACAGCAGCGCCGAGAAGACAAACAATACCAGAGGGTACAGCGACTCACCTAAGAGGTGGTACGGTAAAGACAGAGTGAGCAGAGACGGGAGCAGAAAGAGCCCAGTGAGAGGACGCATGTCCTCACCTGATTGGGGTGCTGCTGACAAGACTAGGCGACGGTATGCAAAGGATCATGAAGACGATTACAGGTACAGGCGTGAACCAGATGACAGAAAGCACAGACAGTCACCCGACAGTTTTTCACATAAACGTGCACCCAAGGATTTCGAACGTGCGCTTCCACAGGATGAAGATCTCAAATACAGGAAACCCTCTCAGGACTCCAGACACAGGCACAAACATGAGGAGTATCCCTATAGACAACAACACGATGATTACAAATCGTCTGTATATTACAAAGACAAAGATCATCACAAAGGGAGATGGGATCATTCAGAAGAGAGGACTCGATCACAAGAGCGGACTGGATCACAAGAGCGCTCTACAAAG ACCTGTGGCCAACCTAGAGAGAAGAATGACTGCCGTTCCAAAGGACATGAGTATCATCATCAAATTGGAAAAGGGTTTCCATTAAATGAACCTTGTGGGCAG tCATTCGAGAGTGACATCCCCAACCAGGGTCCTTCTGTTCCTGAGCAGAATTCAACTAGGGGTTTCCAGCGTTTCCTCGATTTGCTCAACAAGGGTGTCAATGTTGCCATGCTCAACAAAGTTGTGGCTCAGAACCCTCCAGAAGTCAAAGATGGACCACGTTCTCCAGTTTCTTTCAACACTGCAGAACGTCAGTGGTCACCCAGTTCTGCTAGGAGGCAACAAGGAAGCCACCAAAATAACCACTGCTGGACTGAGAGCAAAGGATCCCAGAGACCGGCGTCTCCACAGCCTCATCACAGGTCCTTCAGCCCAAAGAGATGCTCGCCACCTGATGAAAAATCCTTGTTCAGGGGAGATGCCGGACAAAGCTACTACAGTTTGACCAGTAGATCCAGGTCCCCTTCAGTGGTGGGAAACACCACCCTGACCCCTGAAgatgagcacaaacacaggcaGATGCAAGATGTTCTGCAGGCCATCGGCATGGATTTGGGATCTGAGGAATTGGGTCAAATGTCACATCGAATCCAGGAGCGTTTATACGGAAAGAAGGACAGTGATAGGTGCCGCCATCATGGAGGTAATACCGAAAGGGACAAAAGGCGAGCATTTTCTCAGAGAAATCGCAgtagatcatcatcatcaaacagATCTAATTTCAGCTCTCTGACTCGGGACAGTTACGTGAAAAAAGACTCGTGTAGTGGCAGTGCTCGGAGGGATGTAACAGAGGTACATCAAATTCAGGTACATCAAGCTGTTGAATATGACCAGAATGATAGCAGTAGTTCTTTAAAAGACAGCGAGCAATGTGAAACTAACTCCCAGGAAAACACTGCTGCATTACAAACGTTTTCTCCAAGTACCACATACAGTTTATTACAATCACCTCCTATACCTGCAATACCGACATACTCTCCAGTGAACTACTCACAGCTGCCATACCCAGCTCTACATCCATCTCTGCCTCCCAACCCGCCCCTGAATTTCCCCCATGTTAGACCCGGGCTTTTTTTGCCTCCCTACCTCCCTTATCCCAACATCCGGCCTATGAACATCTTTCCGGCAGCACTCACCCAAACCAGTCATCTACTCCCACAACACATTAGTAATCCTCAGTCAGCCCTTTTTAACCAGGAAAGTATAAACCCACTTCAGCCACTGAACACAGCACAAAAATTCAAAACGCAGGCAAGGCCAAGGTGTCTGCAGGTCATCGAAACCAAACAACCCGGATGA
- the LOC128436776 gene encoding zinc finger protein 318, translated as MNPRQWGDALRGLQEHLDPSDDDVSNSMRNTSRSYNGCDTYCEYSRYPADEAHNRSGVNAAEEMNDMELARKCEELREIHQKIILKKASIALKALEPGLSSDADTSNRESLRDRVNFILQQRQSLSIWPKVLSPKRRMNSSKDDLILEDHPLKLRVKALMKQRFSDPHVMPPNTEVPEVTPPPPSQRVTSPAKEETRDMGFQRFLSVLNKGVDIDLLSRIVNEDGENLALGEEIFNIQPSAVEDKSEMGESQGSHSRDSLPGYSGTDDGARRTSLPSREKSLNNSPPLRGDEEKKKYDKGDGSLCSGRGSQSPPAVKKKKKEEEPPKVDEQHEQLQNILKTLGLSLEVEEMSKLADRTQERLYGKKPEGRVDADSHVEQESPQRASDRHCRSSSSSSSRSTEVSYIPSLSRKYPSNTWCTERKLESECSNSGDGNQDSEEAQRPRDIDTDEDRGEDSSYVYQYYQEQVYCNAHPASLSEFSDYTLPHGSRYTDYNGATTNSYSTYTEGVVPPPLDVRGYPYPPVRDHYFPESVVAPNIVNPLHKWQRRRSAFKDINLLVNPDLSTSEGQAGSAGKRCLQVINTVSTEMRQTWIQPRSSKYSEAQRKSKNRARARRRRHKRNLNESNLKTAKPKEGKRLPREEEGKRLPREEEEERLPREEEEKRLPREEEEKRLPREEEEKRLPREEEGKRLPREEEEKRLPPEEEEKRLTSEEEIKVNLRKKLEAFNQKVRRQVTQPAISRTPHNESVDYQDLI; from the exons ATGAATCCACGACAGTGGGGGGATGCCCTGCGAGGACTGCAGGAACATCTGGACCCAAGTGACGATGATGTTAGTAACAGCATGAGAAACACCTCAAGATCTTACAATGGCTGTGACACATACTGCGAATACTCAAGATACCCGGCTGATGAAGCACACAACCGCAGCGGAGTCAACGCGGCTGAAGAAATGAATGACATGGAGCTCGCAAGAAAGTGTGAAGAGCTCCGAGAGATTCATCAGAAAATAATACTCAAGAAAGCTTCCATTGCTTTGAAAGCTTTGGAGCCAGGCCTCTCCTCCGATGCAGACACAAGCAACAGGGAAAGCCTTCGAGACAGAGTCAATTTCATTCTGCAGCAGCGGCAATCTCTCAGCATTTGGCCAAAG GTCCTGTCACCCAAGAGGAGAATGAACTCATCCAAGGATGATTTGATCCTTGAAGATCATCCCCTCAAACTGAGAGTGAAGGCCTTAATGAAGCAGAGATTCAGTGACCCCCACGTGATGCCACCAAACACAGAg GTCCCTGAAGTTACACCGCCTCCTCCCAGCCAAAGAGTAACTTCACCAGCCAAGGAGGAGACCAGGGACATGGGTTTCCAGCGCTTCCTTAGTGTTCTCAACAAAGGGGTGGACATTGACTTGCTCAGCAGGATTGTCAATGAAGATGGTGAGAATCTTGCTTTAGGTGAGGAGATCTTCAACATTCAGCCCTCTGCTGTGGAGGACAAGTCAGAAATGGGTGAGAGCCAGGGATCGCACAGCAGAGACTCGCTGCCGGGATACAGTGGGACTGACGATGGAGCGAGAAGGACAAGCTTGCCCAGTAGAGAAAAATCCCTCAATAACAGTCCCCCTCTGCGTGGGGACGAAGAGAAAAAGAAGTATGACAAAGGAGATGGCTCTTTATGTTCCGGCAGAGGATCACAGTCTCCTCCAGcagtaaaaaagaagaagaaagaggaagaaccGCCAAAGGTGGATGAGCAGCatgagcagctgcagaacatACTTAAAACTCTGGGGTTGAGCCTGGAAGTGGAGGAGATGAGCAAACTGGCAGACCGGACTCAGGAGAGGCTATATGGAAAGAAGCCTGAAGGCAGGGTTGATGCTGACAGCCATGTGGAGCAGGAGAGTCCTCAGAGAGCCTCCGACAGACATTGCAGgagctcatcatcatcctcttcaaGGTCGACAGAGGTGAGCTATATCCCAAGCCTCTCACGCAAATATCCCTCTAACACTTGGTGTACAGAACGAAAGCTAGAGTCTGAATGCAGTAACTCAGGAGATGGCAACCAGGACAGCGAGGAAGCTCAGAGGCCCAGAGACATAGACACAGacgaagacagaggagaagactcTTCTTATGTTTATCAGTATTATCAAGAACAAGTTTATTGCAATGCCCACCCTGCTTCTTTGTCCGAATTTTCAGATTACACTTTGCCCCACGGCTCCAGGTACACTGACTATAATGGTGCTACCACTAATTCTTACTCCACATACACGGAGGGGGTTGTTCCTCCCCCCCTTGATGTCAGAGGGTATCCTTATCCACCGGTTAGAGACCATTACTTTCCTGAATCGGTAGTAGCACCAAACATTGTTAACCCTCTTCATAAATGGCAAAGAAGGAGATCAGCATTTAAGGACATTAACTTGCTTGTGAATCCGGACTTGTCTACAAGTGAAGGCCAGGCTGGATCAGCTGGCAAACGCTGCCTGCAGGTCATAAATACAGTTAGCACAGAAATGCGTCAAACGTGGATTCAACCACGTTCAAGCAAATATTCAGAAGCTCAAAGAAAGTCAAAAAATCGCGCTCGAGCCAGAAGAAGGCGGCACAAAAGGAATTTAAatgaaagtaatttaaaaaCCGCTAAGCCAAAAGAGGGAAAAAGACTGCCCCgcgaggaggagggaaaaagaCTGCCccgcgaggaggaggaagaaagactGCCCcgcgaggaggaggaaaaaagactgCCCcgcgaggaggaggaaaaaagactgCCCcgcgaggaggaggaaaaaagactgCCCCgcgaggaggagggaaaaagaCTGCCCcgcgaggaggaggaaaaaagactTCCAccggaagaggaggaaaaaagactgACATCGGAGGAGGAAATAAAGGTGAACCTGAGGAAAAAG CTTGAAGCATTTAACCAGAAGGTGAGGCGACAAGTCACACAGCCAGCCATCTCCCGAACCCCTCACAATGA aTCAGTGGATTATCAAGACCTTATATGA